One Chlorobaculum limnaeum genomic window carries:
- a CDS encoding replication-associated recombination protein A: MKPEEPEQPDLFGFPSNKRSDAKLYQPLAERVRPRTIDELFGQEHLVGAAGPIRRYIEEGRIPSMIFWGPPGSGKTTLAEICAGSLNYRFEQLSATDAGVKDVRRVLELAQKSRSIDGRQMLLFIDEIHRFNKAQQDTLLHAIEQGLVVLIGATTENPSFEVNRALLSRMQVYILQPLGDDEVRQVVERAIADDPAMQAAGVEVRDMEFLLAYAAGDARKALNALEAAASLVPRGTAPAVIDRKLFEQALQHRAPAYDKGGEAHYDTVSAFIKSMRGSDPDAALFWMARMIDGGEDPKFIARRMVIFASEDIGNADPYALTLAVAVFHAVELIGLPEARINLAQGATYLASCPKSNASYEGIGAALADVKSAGASAVPPLHLRNAPTDLMKEIGYGKGYRYPHSFPGHFVDEHYFPEQMEPKAYYRPTGEGREKFIRERLEGLWKDRYKE, from the coding sequence ATGAAGCCTGAAGAGCCGGAACAGCCCGACCTTTTCGGATTTCCGTCCAACAAGCGATCCGACGCGAAGCTCTACCAGCCGCTCGCCGAGCGGGTGCGTCCGCGCACCATCGACGAGCTGTTCGGCCAGGAGCACCTCGTCGGCGCGGCGGGGCCGATCCGGCGCTATATCGAAGAGGGGCGGATTCCTTCCATGATCTTCTGGGGGCCGCCCGGCTCCGGCAAGACCACGCTCGCCGAAATCTGCGCCGGGTCGCTGAACTACCGCTTCGAGCAGCTCTCCGCCACCGACGCGGGGGTGAAGGATGTGCGCCGAGTGCTCGAACTCGCCCAGAAGAGCCGCTCCATCGACGGGCGGCAGATGCTGCTCTTCATCGATGAAATCCACCGTTTCAACAAGGCGCAGCAGGATACGCTGCTCCACGCCATCGAGCAGGGGCTCGTCGTCTTGATCGGCGCGACCACCGAGAACCCGTCGTTCGAGGTGAACCGCGCGCTGCTCTCCCGGATGCAGGTCTACATTCTCCAGCCGCTCGGCGATGACGAGGTGCGGCAGGTGGTCGAGCGCGCCATCGCGGACGATCCGGCGATGCAGGCCGCCGGAGTCGAGGTGCGCGACATGGAGTTCCTGCTCGCCTACGCCGCCGGTGACGCCCGCAAGGCGCTCAACGCGCTCGAAGCCGCCGCCTCGCTCGTGCCGCGTGGAACCGCGCCCGCGGTGATCGACCGCAAGCTTTTCGAGCAGGCGCTCCAGCACCGCGCCCCGGCCTACGACAAGGGGGGCGAGGCGCATTACGACACGGTGTCGGCCTTCATCAAGTCGATGCGCGGCTCCGACCCCGACGCGGCGCTCTTCTGGATGGCGCGGATGATCGACGGCGGCGAGGATCCGAAGTTCATCGCCCGGCGCATGGTGATCTTCGCCAGCGAGGACATCGGTAACGCCGATCCCTACGCGCTGACGCTCGCCGTGGCGGTGTTTCACGCCGTCGAGCTGATCGGCCTGCCCGAAGCGCGGATCAACCTCGCGCAGGGGGCGACTTACCTGGCCTCGTGCCCGAAGTCGAACGCGAGCTACGAGGGGATCGGCGCGGCGTTGGCGGACGTCAAAAGCGCGGGCGCGTCCGCCGTGCCGCCGCTCCACCTGCGCAACGCCCCAACCGACCTGATGAAGGAGATCGGCTACGGCAAAGGCTACCGCTACCCGCACAGCTTTCCGGGCCACTTCGTCGATGAGCACTACTTCCCCGAACAGATGGAGCCAAAAGCCTACTACCGCCCGACCGGCGAAGGCCGCGAAAAGTTCATCCGCGAACGGTTGGAGGGGTTATGGAAGGATCGGTACAAGGAGTGA
- a CDS encoding class I SAM-dependent methyltransferase, protein MERVPCPITGSREFLPLMQAPDRFDPRGPSWRLVRSTASGLVMLDPRPEAHEMAAHYPAETYDPFLHAGNARTLRDRAWLAVTSLLLAGKARIVMKEIDKPANAAHILEVGCSTGRLLMRIHRDYGIPLTNLFGVETNRQSAAAARNAGLGVSEAGLEKCDFAHRFDRIVFWHALEHLHRLGESLDRARELLNPGGQLIIAIPNLESDDARRYGPSWIALDAPRHLYHFTPETLGKLLEKHGFSVLDLGTWIPDTLYNVWFSEQLERDINGKTLGIGGIARTAFRAAQSLASGRDPRRASSMVVRAMRMKG, encoded by the coding sequence ATGGAAAGGGTCCCCTGCCCAATCACCGGAAGCAGGGAGTTCCTCCCGCTGATGCAAGCCCCCGACCGCTTCGACCCGCGTGGCCCGTCGTGGCGGCTCGTGCGCTCGACGGCCTCCGGACTCGTCATGCTCGACCCGCGTCCCGAAGCGCACGAAATGGCGGCGCACTACCCCGCCGAAACCTACGATCCGTTTCTTCACGCCGGAAATGCCCGCACCCTGCGCGACCGCGCCTGGCTCGCCGTTACGTCACTTCTGCTGGCTGGAAAAGCGCGAATCGTGATGAAGGAGATCGACAAACCGGCAAATGCGGCGCATATCCTCGAAGTCGGCTGTTCGACGGGCAGGCTGCTCATGCGGATTCATCGCGATTACGGCATCCCGCTGACGAATCTTTTCGGCGTGGAAACCAACCGCCAGTCGGCGGCGGCGGCGAGAAACGCCGGACTCGGCGTTTCGGAAGCAGGGCTGGAGAAGTGCGATTTCGCCCACCGCTTTGACCGGATCGTCTTCTGGCACGCGCTCGAACACCTGCACCGCCTCGGCGAATCGCTCGACCGCGCCCGCGAGCTGCTCAATCCGGGCGGACAACTCATCATCGCCATACCAAATCTAGAGAGCGACGACGCCCGGCGCTACGGCCCGAGCTGGATCGCCCTCGACGCCCCGCGCCACCTCTACCACTTCACGCCGGAGACGCTCGGCAAGCTGCTCGAAAAGCACGGTTTTTCAGTGCTCGACCTCGGCACCTGGATTCCCGACACGCTCTACAACGTCTGGTTCAGCGAACAGCTGGAGCGCGATATTAACGGAAAAACGCTCGGAATCGGAGGGATCGCACGGACAGCGTTTCGTGCAGCACAATCGCTCGCGTCTGGCCGCGACCCTCGACGTGCGTCGAGCATGGTCGTGCGGGCGATGAGGATGAAGGGGTGA
- the tpx gene encoding thiol peroxidase codes for MATITLKGNCIQTVGELPAVGSQLPGFCLVKSDLSEVSPADFVGRKLVLNIFPSLDTAVCAASVRRFNKEAGERGDAAVLCISADLPFAQGRFCTTEGLENVVSLSVFRSPEFGADYGLTITDGPLKGLLSRAVIVADASGKVLYAEQVPEIVQEPDYDKALAALA; via the coding sequence ATGGCAACCATCACGCTCAAGGGAAATTGCATTCAGACCGTCGGTGAGCTTCCGGCAGTCGGCAGCCAGCTTCCCGGCTTCTGTCTCGTCAAGAGCGATCTTTCGGAAGTCTCTCCGGCGGACTTCGTTGGCAGAAAGCTCGTACTGAACATCTTCCCGAGCCTCGACACCGCCGTCTGCGCGGCTTCCGTCCGGCGCTTCAACAAGGAGGCGGGCGAGCGGGGCGACGCTGCCGTGCTGTGCATCTCCGCCGATCTGCCGTTCGCCCAGGGCAGATTCTGCACCACCGAAGGGCTTGAAAACGTGGTGTCGCTCTCGGTGTTCCGCTCGCCAGAGTTCGGCGCGGATTACGGTCTCACCATCACTGATGGGCCGCTCAAAGGCTTGCTCTCCCGCGCGGTGATCGTCGCCGATGCCTCCGGCAAGGTGCTTTACGCCGAGCAGGTGCCCGAGATCGTGCAGGAGCCTGATTACGACAAGGCGCTTGCGGCGCTCGCCTGA
- a CDS encoding ABC transporter ATP-binding protein: protein MNHVFEFSNVSAYRNGTLVFDGLDLSVRTGENTAILGPNGSGKTTLLKLISREIYPVHSDESRMLVYGCDRWNVEELRSRLGIVSHDLQQNYGSHAKGRDVILSGYYSSIDTWPHQLFSSTEIERAEELMRQLGVDELADRPFGRMSTGQQRRFLLGRALVHRPKALLLDEPTSGLDITASFLYLDKARRLMQQGTQIILVTHHIHEIPPEITRVIFMRKGRVVADGDKKAILTSSGVSGLFDCSVELIERNGFYLPVPASE from the coding sequence TTGAATCACGTTTTTGAATTCAGCAATGTCAGCGCTTACCGGAACGGGACGCTGGTTTTTGACGGGCTTGACCTGAGTGTCCGGACAGGGGAAAACACCGCAATTCTCGGGCCGAACGGGTCTGGAAAAACGACGTTGCTCAAGCTCATCTCACGCGAAATCTATCCGGTTCACTCCGATGAAAGCAGGATGCTGGTCTATGGGTGTGACCGCTGGAACGTCGAGGAGCTGCGTTCGCGGCTCGGCATCGTATCGCATGACCTGCAACAGAATTACGGAAGTCATGCCAAAGGGCGCGACGTGATTCTTTCGGGCTACTATTCAAGCATCGACACCTGGCCGCATCAGCTTTTCAGCTCCACCGAAATTGAGCGGGCCGAAGAGCTGATGCGGCAACTCGGCGTCGATGAGCTTGCCGACCGGCCCTTCGGCAGGATGTCCACCGGCCAGCAGCGACGCTTCCTGCTTGGCCGTGCGCTGGTGCACCGGCCTAAAGCGCTGCTGCTCGACGAGCCGACCAGCGGCCTCGACATCACGGCGTCGTTCCTCTACCTCGACAAGGCGAGGAGGCTCATGCAGCAAGGCACGCAAATCATCCTCGTCACCCACCACATCCACGAAATACCGCCGGAGATCACGCGGGTCATCTTCATGCGCAAAGGGCGCGTCGTGGCCGATGGCGACAAGAAGGCTATCCTGACCTCGTCCGGCGTCTCCGGCCTGTTCGATTGCAGCGTCGAACTGATCGAACGCAACGGGTTTTACTTGCCGGTACCGGCAAGTGAATGA
- a CDS encoding DoxX family protein: MNNNDLGKLLIRLCVGGLMLFHGVHKLIHGYGFIAGKLKAAGLPQWLVAGVPMGEVIAPLLIVLGFYTRPAALVEAFLMGMAVWLVHMGQLTSLDQHGGYALELQAFYFFGSIAIFFLGAGRYSVTKGMGQWN; this comes from the coding sequence ATGAATAACAACGATCTTGGCAAGCTCCTGATCCGCTTGTGCGTCGGGGGCCTCATGCTGTTTCACGGCGTGCACAAGCTGATTCACGGCTACGGTTTCATCGCGGGTAAGCTCAAGGCTGCCGGACTGCCGCAGTGGCTTGTCGCTGGCGTGCCGATGGGTGAGGTTATCGCGCCGCTGCTCATCGTGCTCGGGTTCTACACCCGGCCAGCCGCGCTTGTCGAAGCGTTCCTGATGGGCATGGCCGTCTGGCTCGTCCACATGGGCCAGCTCACCTCGCTCGACCAGCACGGTGGCTACGCGCTCGAACTGCAAGCGTTCTACTTTTTCGGCTCCATCGCGATCTTCTTTCTCGGCGCTGGCCGCTACAGTGTAACGAAAGGCATGGGGCAGTGGAACTGA
- a CDS encoding alpha-amylase family glycosyl hydrolase, producing the protein MQPNASPSASPVERSLAEIHLADLTAGKNYFPSPAAWDDEVLYFLMLDRFSDGKEHGGFSDVNGNPVPADKARTTPLFCIEADANNAEWQEWFEAGRGWCGGTIAGLKDKLGYLKRLGVTAIWVSPVFRQVTGSDSYHGYGIQNFLDVDPRFGTREELREFVAEAHECGIRVILDIILNHAGDVFSYQDNQPYFYYQGWQWPVKGYRLKQGDSGSIPFSIASGDGHPEIWPDGAIWPVEFQSETTWTMKGEIRNWDAFPEFLEGDFCSLKEIHLGHGLQDPAQSWDLERRISLFRPSVALDHLIKVYRFWMAYADIDGFRLDTVKHMEPGAVRYFASGIHEFAQTLGKENFPIIGEITGGRSFAMQILDVTGLDAALGIGDLPDKLEFLAKGWRSPGNPETGEQEGYFDLFRNSLLDGKSSQQWYSKHIVTMIDDHDQVGEQRKYRFCGDSPESWKLLKAALGLNLATEGISCIYYGTEQAFNGADPRHDDNSYGDVFLRECMFGGPFGSLQSKGRHFFSEEHEVFRFVGRLAEFRKGEIALRRGRQYLRKVSATGNEGEFFYPQPVNSQMRWVVAWSRIIAETECLCAINTSLEKELTVWAVVDHQLNPPGKRMRCVFSSVPNQEGAETEVVPVCGSAVKITVPPGGFVVYR; encoded by the coding sequence ATGCAACCCAACGCCTCTCCCTCCGCTTCTCCGGTCGAACGCAGTCTTGCCGAGATCCACCTCGCTGACCTGACGGCTGGCAAGAACTATTTTCCATCCCCGGCTGCCTGGGATGATGAAGTGCTCTATTTCCTCATGCTCGACCGTTTTTCAGACGGTAAAGAGCATGGCGGTTTCAGTGATGTGAACGGTAATCCCGTTCCGGCGGACAAAGCTCGCACGACGCCGCTCTTCTGCATCGAAGCCGACGCGAACAATGCCGAGTGGCAAGAGTGGTTCGAGGCTGGCCGGGGGTGGTGCGGCGGCACCATCGCGGGGCTGAAGGACAAGCTCGGCTACCTGAAGCGGCTCGGCGTGACGGCGATCTGGGTCAGCCCGGTCTTCCGGCAGGTGACGGGCAGCGACTCCTACCACGGCTACGGCATCCAGAACTTCCTCGATGTCGATCCCCGCTTCGGTACCCGCGAGGAGCTGCGCGAGTTCGTGGCCGAAGCGCATGAGTGCGGCATCAGGGTGATCCTCGACATCATTCTCAATCACGCCGGTGACGTATTCTCTTATCAGGACAACCAGCCCTATTTCTACTATCAGGGGTGGCAGTGGCCGGTCAAGGGGTACCGGTTGAAGCAGGGCGACTCGGGTTCGATTCCTTTCAGCATCGCCAGTGGGGATGGTCATCCGGAAATCTGGCCGGATGGCGCGATCTGGCCGGTCGAGTTCCAGAGCGAGACGACCTGGACGATGAAGGGCGAAATCCGCAACTGGGACGCTTTTCCGGAGTTTCTCGAAGGGGATTTCTGCTCGCTGAAAGAGATCCATCTGGGGCATGGCCTCCAGGATCCCGCGCAGAGCTGGGACCTCGAACGGCGCATCAGCCTGTTCCGCCCCTCGGTGGCGCTCGATCACCTCATCAAGGTTTATCGCTTCTGGATGGCGTATGCCGACATCGACGGCTTCCGGCTCGACACGGTCAAGCACATGGAGCCGGGCGCGGTGCGCTATTTCGCCTCGGGGATCCACGAATTTGCCCAGACGCTCGGCAAGGAGAACTTCCCGATCATCGGCGAAATCACCGGCGGGCGCTCCTTCGCGATGCAGATTCTCGACGTGACGGGCCTCGACGCGGCGCTCGGCATCGGCGACCTGCCCGACAAGCTCGAATTCCTCGCCAAAGGGTGGCGCAGCCCCGGCAACCCGGAGACCGGCGAGCAGGAGGGGTACTTCGACCTCTTCCGCAACAGTTTGCTCGACGGCAAGAGCAGCCAGCAGTGGTACTCCAAGCACATCGTTACCATGATCGACGACCACGACCAGGTGGGCGAGCAGCGCAAATACCGCTTCTGCGGCGACTCGCCCGAGAGCTGGAAGCTGCTGAAGGCCGCGTTGGGGCTGAACCTCGCCACGGAGGGGATCAGTTGCATCTACTACGGCACAGAGCAGGCGTTCAACGGCGCCGATCCGCGCCACGACGACAACTCGTATGGCGACGTGTTCCTGCGCGAGTGCATGTTCGGCGGGCCGTTCGGCTCGCTGCAAAGCAAAGGTCGGCACTTCTTCAGCGAGGAGCACGAGGTGTTCCGCTTCGTGGGCAGGCTGGCGGAGTTCCGCAAAGGCGAGATCGCCCTGCGCCGGGGACGCCAGTATCTGCGGAAAGTTTCGGCGACCGGCAACGAGGGGGAGTTCTTCTATCCCCAGCCGGTGAATAGCCAGATGCGCTGGGTGGTGGCGTGGTCGCGCATCATCGCCGAAACGGAGTGCCTGTGCGCCATCAACACCAGCCTCGAAAAAGAGTTGACGGTATGGGCGGTGGTCGATCACCAGCTCAATCCGCCCGGCAAGAGGATGCGCTGCGTCTTTTCGTCGGTTCCGAATCAGGAGGGCGCTGAAACCGAGGTCGTGCCGGTGTGCGGATCGGCGGTAAAGATCACCGTGCCGCCCGGCGGATTCGTCGTCTATCGCTGA
- a CDS encoding tetratricopeptide repeat protein — protein MSATEKRKIRAFIASPNDLAEERRVFRNAIDVLNIGFGDGANVEFVALGWEDTLASTGRRSQGVINQDIDSCDVFILAMHRRWGQDAPDAGIYTSYTEEEFHRALERWKKTGAPEIFVFFKRVDAASEADAGPQLSKVIKFRQHLEETRQILYRYFDSPESFFDEVDTHLRAYAKGDLPKAEDRDDTVVLPIAALQEVERVKKLVLQKTEEAKQAKDAAEVARLKTEEAQLEMAEVAAQLAMEGKVEFAREKFTKLVTETTDIKILSLGSQFFYRTGDLDNMLIVLEKWLSLSGSENQNEETLGALIHLGLLYQIRGELERAEEIYEKSLAISEELDDNEGMANVYGNLGIVYEIKGDLDRAENAYQKSLRIHEALGCNESIANQYGNLGNVYLNRGKLERAEEMYQKSMNIYSAFGNKEGIAMVCDSLGNLYRIRGELKRAKDMSTKALVMNKSLGRKVGIANSYGNIANVYLLQGELETAEAMYKKSLAIDEVIGNKEFISRNYSNLANLYKIRGEHDRAVEMYEKSIVLYRAIGSPKEKHVKELLEKLQGGDTSSENEPKK, from the coding sequence ATGAGCGCCACGGAAAAAAGAAAAATCAGGGCTTTTATCGCCTCGCCAAACGACTTGGCCGAAGAGCGCCGGGTGTTCCGAAATGCGATTGATGTGCTCAATATCGGATTTGGTGATGGCGCGAATGTGGAATTTGTGGCTTTAGGTTGGGAAGACACTCTTGCCTCCACCGGGCGGCGAAGTCAGGGGGTTATCAATCAGGATATCGATAGCTGCGATGTCTTTATTCTGGCAATGCACAGGCGCTGGGGGCAGGATGCTCCTGACGCAGGGATTTATACTTCCTACACCGAAGAGGAGTTTCACCGGGCGCTGGAGCGCTGGAAAAAGACTGGAGCGCCTGAGATTTTCGTGTTTTTCAAGCGGGTCGATGCGGCATCTGAGGCTGATGCTGGCCCGCAGTTGAGTAAGGTGATAAAATTTCGTCAGCACCTTGAGGAGACACGACAGATACTTTACCGCTATTTTGATTCTCCCGAATCCTTTTTTGATGAAGTTGACACTCACCTCAGAGCTTATGCTAAAGGCGATTTGCCGAAAGCCGAAGATCGTGATGACACTGTTGTGTTACCGATAGCTGCATTGCAGGAGGTTGAGAGAGTCAAAAAGCTCGTTTTGCAGAAAACCGAGGAGGCAAAGCAGGCAAAAGATGCGGCTGAAGTGGCTCGTTTGAAAACCGAGGAAGCCCAGTTGGAGATGGCTGAAGTTGCTGCTCAACTTGCGATGGAAGGGAAGGTCGAGTTTGCGAGAGAAAAGTTCACGAAACTTGTTACGGAGACAACAGATATAAAAATACTTTCGCTTGGCTCACAATTTTTCTACCGCACTGGTGATTTGGATAATATGTTAATTGTTCTTGAAAAATGGTTGAGTTTGAGCGGTTCTGAGAATCAAAATGAAGAAACATTAGGTGCCCTTATTCATCTCGGATTATTATATCAAATAAGAGGTGAACTTGAACGAGCTGAAGAAATTTATGAGAAGTCATTGGCTATTAGTGAAGAGCTTGATGATAATGAGGGTATGGCAAATGTTTACGGGAATCTCGGTATTGTGTATGAAATAAAGGGTGATCTTGATCGGGCAGAGAATGCATATCAGAAGTCACTACGCATTCATGAGGCGCTTGGCTGTAATGAAAGTATCGCAAATCAATATGGCAATCTTGGAAACGTTTACCTTAATAGAGGTAAACTTGAAAGGGCGGAAGAGATGTACCAGAAGTCAATGAACATTTATAGCGCATTTGGTAATAAAGAAGGAATTGCTATGGTTTGCGATAGTCTAGGAAACTTATATAGAATTCGAGGTGAGCTAAAGCGAGCTAAGGATATGTCTACAAAAGCACTAGTTATGAACAAGTCGCTTGGCCGTAAAGTAGGTATTGCAAATTCTTATGGTAATATTGCAAATGTGTATCTATTGCAAGGCGAACTTGAAACAGCTGAAGCTATGTACAAAAAATCATTGGCCATTGATGAGGTGATTGGCAATAAAGAGTTCATTTCTAGGAATTATAGCAATCTTGCAAACTTGTATAAAATACGTGGTGAACATGATAGGGCAGTGGAAATGTATGAGAAGTCAATCGTTCTTTATCGTGCAATTGGATCACCAAAAGAAAAACATGTCAAAGAATTGTTGGAAAAGTTACAAGGTGGTGATACTTCATCAGAAAACGAGCCAAAGAAATAA
- a CDS encoding TolC family protein: protein MNHRTYSHNLRRIIALLVLFFACSIPVHAADNTESSGKQPLVISLDDAVRIGEQHNRELEIARLDRRMAGQKVRESWAEVLPHLSSSLTYTRTLKPSVIFLPSSIFGGTGGTQAIEISSDNSSIASLNLSQNIFKLSAFAGIKAASLVRKISDQSFRQSNAEVVTSIRRAYYDVLIATEKRKLVEQSIARWEEARKDTNALFRQGVAADLDTLKAWLSVENLRPDLIRAQNMESIAATNLKRVMGIDQETPLTLTSSLAFREIAVPKSVAAAYGEALDKRPDVRSLSLQAEAENAKVMAARSEGLPVLSAFGQLDAQTQFNDGESISSTRWPVSSTAGLQLSVPIFSGFATSAKIQQAKIERLKTRTRYEDLKSQVRADVEVRLSNVIEARKRIDVQSKTIAVAERSYRITMLRLREGIGSRLELTDAELQLDTAKTNYLQAVYDYLVATAELEKSLGRIDPAVEAKM, encoded by the coding sequence ATGAATCATCGTACATATAGCCACAACCTGCGCAGAATCATCGCCTTACTTGTTCTCTTTTTCGCGTGTTCGATCCCCGTCCACGCTGCGGATAACACGGAGTCGTCAGGGAAGCAGCCGCTGGTTATCAGCCTTGATGATGCGGTTCGGATCGGCGAGCAGCATAATCGGGAGCTGGAGATTGCGCGGCTGGACAGGCGGATGGCGGGGCAGAAGGTTCGGGAGTCTTGGGCGGAGGTGTTGCCGCATCTGTCGTCGAGCCTGACTTACACGCGCACACTGAAGCCGTCGGTGATCTTTCTGCCGTCGAGCATTTTCGGTGGCACGGGCGGTACGCAGGCAATCGAGATCAGCTCGGATAACTCATCCATCGCGTCGCTCAATCTCAGCCAGAATATCTTCAAATTGTCGGCCTTCGCGGGCATCAAGGCTGCCTCGCTCGTGCGCAAGATCAGCGACCAGTCGTTTCGCCAGTCGAATGCCGAGGTGGTGACGTCGATCCGGCGGGCCTATTACGACGTTCTGATCGCCACCGAAAAGCGCAAGCTGGTCGAGCAGAGCATCGCCCGGTGGGAGGAGGCTCGCAAGGACACCAACGCGCTCTTCCGGCAAGGCGTGGCCGCTGACCTCGATACGCTCAAAGCGTGGCTGTCGGTCGAGAATCTCAGGCCCGACCTGATTCGCGCACAGAACATGGAGTCCATCGCGGCGACAAACCTCAAGCGCGTCATGGGCATCGATCAGGAGACGCCGCTGACCCTGACGAGTTCGCTCGCCTTCCGCGAGATCGCTGTGCCGAAAAGCGTTGCGGCGGCCTATGGCGAGGCGCTCGACAAGCGCCCGGATGTGCGGAGCCTCTCGCTTCAGGCTGAAGCCGAGAACGCCAAGGTGATGGCCGCCCGCTCCGAGGGGCTGCCGGTCCTGAGCGCCTTCGGGCAGCTCGACGCGCAGACGCAGTTCAATGACGGCGAGTCCATCAGTTCTACTCGCTGGCCGGTCTCATCGACGGCGGGGCTGCAACTGAGCGTGCCGATCTTCTCCGGCTTTGCCACGAGCGCGAAGATTCAGCAGGCGAAGATCGAGCGGCTGAAGACCCGCACGCGGTACGAAGACCTGAAATCGCAGGTCAGGGCCGACGTCGAGGTGCGCCTCTCCAACGTCATCGAAGCCCGCAAACGCATCGACGTGCAGTCGAAAACCATCGCCGTCGCCGAGCGAAGCTATCGCATCACCATGCTCCGCCTCCGCGAAGGCATCGGCTCGCGCCTCGAACTGACCGACGCCGAGTTGCAGCTCGACACCGCCAAAACCAACTACCTGCAAGCGGTCTATGACTACTTGGTCGCCACCGCCGAGCTGGAAAAATCGCTGGGCCGCATCGATCCGGCGGTCGAGGCGAAGATGTGA
- a CDS encoding riboflavin synthase, with translation MFTGIVKDVGAVESAARQGSGVRLKVRYTSQAEFGDLGIDESVSISGACQTAVAVGPGWFEVDTVAETLKKTTLGGFRPGMPVNLERAVRPMDRLGGHFVLGHVDGVGQVTRIEEVGGSRMISVAFDSRFDQWIVSAGSIAIDGVSLTVASVEPRQFTVAIIPYTFGHTTITALGVGSEVNLEFDILGKYVARQHTAAPAESRITESWLSGQGFA, from the coding sequence ATGTTCACAGGTATCGTCAAGGATGTGGGAGCGGTCGAGAGCGCCGCGCGGCAGGGGAGCGGGGTGCGGCTGAAGGTGCGCTACACGTCGCAGGCGGAGTTTGGCGACCTCGGGATCGATGAGAGCGTGAGCATCAGCGGCGCTTGCCAGACGGCGGTGGCGGTCGGACCGGGGTGGTTCGAGGTCGATACGGTGGCCGAGACGCTCAAAAAGACCACGCTCGGCGGGTTCCGTCCGGGCATGCCGGTCAATCTCGAACGCGCCGTGCGCCCGATGGATCGCCTCGGCGGCCACTTCGTGCTCGGCCACGTCGATGGCGTCGGGCAGGTGACGCGCATCGAGGAGGTGGGCGGCAGCCGCATGATTTCGGTGGCGTTCGACTCGCGCTTCGACCAGTGGATCGTCTCCGCCGGTTCCATCGCCATCGATGGCGTGAGCCTCACGGTAGCCTCGGTCGAGCCGAGGCAGTTCACGGTGGCGATCATTCCCTACACCTTCGGCCACACCACCATCACCGCCCTCGGCGTCGGCAGCGAGGTGAACCTCGAATTCGACATCCTCGGCAAGTACGTCGCCCGGCAGCACACCGCCGCTCCGGCGGAGAGCCGCATCACCGAGTCGTGGCTGAGCGGCCAGGGGTTTGCATGA